A stretch of DNA from Acinetobacter sp. C26M:
AACCAGCTTGTGGATCATTTGGATCTTTCGGATGTGCACCTGCCGCAATTAAACGTCCTTCATCATCTAACTTTTGTAGACGTTCAATATGTTGTGGGCGGGTGGCTAAACGTTTTTCCAAAGTACCTTCGCGATCAGTACAAGTCAGCACAAAATATGGCATGGCAGTAGCTCGATGATTTAAAATCTATTCAGTGGTTTTAAAATGCTTTCTTAAGAAAAACAGTATAGCAGCTAGGTAACTGATAGAAACGATAATATCGCCAAAAGCAGTGAATTCGCCCCAATATTTTCCTTGCATGTAGACAAAACCAAAGAAGAAATGCAAAGCCGCGAGTAAAAAGAATTGACCACACCACGCCCAGTTTAATTTGAGCCAACCTTTAGGGCTGAGTTCAAGTAATGAACCTAAAAGTTTTTTGATAATTGGTGTCCGTTCTTTATTAAATAGCGGCGTAACCAGAAAGCCTAATCCGATACCGATATTGATAATGATGGCCTTCATTTTAATATAGGTCACATCACTAAAGATCAGGGTAATTCCACCAAAAATCACCGACATTAAAACAATGAACCACTGCATTTTTTCCAATTTGAATTTTTGGAAAAAGAACAGGCAGCCATAAACCACCAAAGTCGAAATGAGTAGCGCACATGTTGCAACAAGAATATGATTTTGATCGAGATTTCCAGAGCTACCCACCAACTGTAGCAATGGATGATGACTATCTTTAGGATCAGTAGTTTTATAGAAATAAAAGAAGATAATAATTGGAAGATAGTCGAGCAACGCTTTCATGTTACAGTACGATGATGAAATAGGTCAGATAGCATAATACAAACCATGTTCGGTGTCGATTTACACACACATACGCTCATTTCCGATGGTACCTTCTCTCCTGAGCAACTGGTACAGGCGGCTGTTGATTTAAAAATACATACCCTTGCCGTTACAGATCATGACACTATGGATGGCTTGGGGCGTGCCCAGAACTATGCACAAGCACATGATATTGAAATCATTTCTGGCGTGGAAATTTCTAGTCAATGGTCTCGACCAAATACCAAGAAGAGTTATGGGGTACATATCGTTGCCTTGAATATGCAAGATGAAGCACCG
This window harbors:
- a CDS encoding YciI family protein, producing the protein MPYFVLTCTDREGTLEKRLATRPQHIERLQKLDDEGRLIAAGAHPKDPNDPQAGFFGSTMIVEFDSRESLDAWIQEEPFLKEGIYSNIDVKPFNKAFPKG
- a CDS encoding septation protein IspZ produces the protein MKALLDYLPIIIFFYFYKTTDPKDSHHPLLQLVGSSGNLDQNHILVATCALLISTLVVYGCLFFFQKFKLEKMQWFIVLMSVIFGGITLIFSDVTYIKMKAIIINIGIGLGFLVTPLFNKERTPIIKKLLGSLLELSPKGWLKLNWAWCGQFFLLAALHFFFGFVYMQGKYWGEFTAFGDIIVSISYLAAILFFLRKHFKTTE